TCTTTAACGCCGAACGCGTCATTGAGGACCTTGGCGATCGGAGCCAGGCAGTTTGTCGTGCAGGAAGCGTTGGAAACGATCGTCTGGCCTTTGTATGTATCGGTGTTTACGCCGCATACGAACATATCAGCCTGACGGCCGTCTTCGCCCTGTTTGGAAGGAGCGGACAGAACGACGTATTTAGCGCCGGCCTGGAGGTGTTTTTCAGCCAAATCCATGGTGAGGAAGCGGCCTGTCGATTCGACGACGTATTCAGCGCCGACTTCGTCCCATTTGAGGTTTGCCGGATCCTTTTCAGCCGTTACGCGGATAGCTTTGCCGTTTACGATAAGGCGGCTGTTTTCAACGTCGGCTTCAATCGTGCCGTCGAACTGGCCATGCATCGTGTCGTATTTGAGCATATATGCCATGTAATCTACAGGGCAGAGGTCGTTGATGCCTACGATTTCGATATCGTCGCGAGTCTGGGCAGCGCGGAAAACAAAGCGTCCAATACGGCCAAAACCATTAATACCAACTTTAATCATTGTCGATACACTCCTTTTTACAAAACCTATTCAAATTGACTAACTCGTTTAATTCACCTTACACCCATAGTATGCCACACTGGGTACATTTTTGCAATAGCTTGGGCGAAATTTGTCCCGATATTTTTTCCACCGTAATTATTGCAGCCCAGCCCTGGCCGCCGCCAAGCCGACATACTCTTTTATCGCCAGGCAGGAATCGGCCAGCACGCTGGCCTGGGGAACAAAGGAATAGAGAGATATTCCCGTTCCGGCGCGGTAATCGCAAGGATACGGCGTGATGTCCAAGCCTTCGCGGCGGAACAAATAGGCCGCCCGCTCCATATGAAAGGCACTGGTCACGACGATAGGGCGACGCCAGCCGTTGGCCTCGCAGATGGCCTTGGAAAAAGCGGCGTTCTCCGCCGTATTGCGGCTCTCTTCATCAGTATAAATCATAGATTCCGCCGCACCCAGGGACAGCAGCATGCGCCTGGCGACGGCGCTCTCGCTGGCGTCGTCGGGCAGCACCTTCCCGCCTGACAGCAGCAGCGGAAGGCCGAGGGCGCGATGAAGGCGCAGGGCCGTTAAAAACCGATTGGCCGCAGCGCCGCTCAGCTGTCCTTCTCCATCTACATCGGGCACGCCGGCCAGCACTCCGCCGCCCAGCATAATAATGACGTCGCCGTCCAGCGCCTGCGCCGCAGGCTGTTCATACTCCTGTTCCAGGGGCCGCAGCAGCCAATTTGACACTGGCGCAATCGACAGGGCGTACAATACGAGAACGACGGCAGCCAGCCATTTGACGCCTGCCGACCGGCGGCGCCGCTGATACGCTGCAAGAAACCCCAGGGCTAGGACAATGCCGCCCAGCGGCAGCAGCCATGAATAGATCCATTTGACAATATATAACAAAGGGCCGTCCCCTTTCTTTGAAGCCTCTTATTAGAATACTCTTTTTAACACATTTATTATAGCATAAATTACGTATTTTTCCCGTAAAACCTCCGTAAAAATCAACATATTTTCTGCAACTAGTATATATTTTATTTGCGAATCTTTCAAGACTCTTTGCCGTCTACGCTTTCTGCTTCGCCGCATTATCAAAAATAAAGAATTGTCAGAACCCATAGGGTATGATATACTATATAAATCCATGGGGATGTAAAGGTTTCGACGTGGATGGTTGTATCATGAATAGCGAGCCGGCGTTTCATCAGGCCGCAAAACGGTGAACCGTTAAATTAAACGCAAAAGAACAAAACTTTGCTTTAGCTGCCTAATCGCGGCTAACGTCTCTTGCTGCTAATCCTGCGGGCAGTTTGCAGACGTCACTTAGCGGGATACCCTGCGGCATGGGCCTGGCCGCCGCAGCGGGAAACTCACAAGGCTGGAACAGCGTAGTTTGTCCTTGTACGACAGCTGTTTGAGACGATAAAACAAGGTCTGCGCTCGGAGAAGTTCATGGGGCGGCATTTACGGACAGGAGTTCGACTCTCCTCATCTCCACCATACCAAAAAAGCTGATTACGGGGATCATACACTGTAATCAGC
This region of Megasphaera stantonii genomic DNA includes:
- the gap gene encoding type I glyceraldehyde-3-phosphate dehydrogenase, with translation MIKVGINGFGRIGRFVFRAAQTRDDIEIVGINDLCPVDYMAYMLKYDTMHGQFDGTIEADVENSRLIVNGKAIRVTAEKDPANLKWDEVGAEYVVESTGRFLTMDLAEKHLQAGAKYVVLSAPSKQGEDGRQADMFVCGVNTDTYKGQTIVSNASCTTNCLAPIAKVLNDAFGVKEGLMTTVHSTTATQKTVDGPSLKDWRGGRAAAGNIIPSSTGAAKAVGKVIPELNGKLTGMSMRVPTLDVSVVDLTVNLAKPATYDEICAAMKKASEGELKGILGYTEDAVVSSDFLGCTLTSIFDAKAGIALTDTFVKVVSWYDNEIGYSNKVLDLIAVMNDYNSKN
- a CDS encoding YdcF family protein, producing the protein MLYIVKWIYSWLLPLGGIVLALGFLAAYQRRRRSAGVKWLAAVVLVLYALSIAPVSNWLLRPLEQEYEQPAAQALDGDVIIMLGGGVLAGVPDVDGEGQLSGAAANRFLTALRLHRALGLPLLLSGGKVLPDDASESAVARRMLLSLGAAESMIYTDEESRNTAENAAFSKAICEANGWRRPIVVTSAFHMERAAYLFRREGLDITPYPCDYRAGTGISLYSFVPQASVLADSCLAIKEYVGLAAARAGLQ